From the Pseudarthrobacter sp. MM222 genome, one window contains:
- a CDS encoding YciI family protein → MTVFAVEYVYDAESTEARDASRPAHREWTAGLAQEGTLLASGPYGDGAGALLILKAADEAALNEILKQDPFAAASAISGTRITAWAPVTGLLAGHA, encoded by the coding sequence ATGACTGTTTTTGCTGTTGAGTATGTGTACGACGCCGAATCCACCGAAGCACGGGACGCCAGCCGCCCGGCGCACCGCGAATGGACCGCTGGACTGGCGCAGGAGGGCACGCTGCTCGCCAGCGGCCCCTACGGCGACGGCGCGGGAGCGCTCCTCATCCTGAAGGCGGCCGATGAGGCGGCCCTGAACGAGATCCTCAAGCAGGATCCGTTCGCCGCCGCCAGCGCCATCTCCGGGACCCGCATCACCGCCTGGGCGCCCGTGACCGGCCTCCTCGCCGGCCACGCCTAG